The Sorangiineae bacterium MSr11954 DNA segment AGCATGGAGAGAATTTCGGTATCGGTCTTTTGGTACCACATCGAGTGACCGGTGACCGCTTCCCAGATCATCACCCCGACGGCGAAGAAATCGGTGCGCACCGTCATTTCGCCGGTGACCTGCTCGGGGGCCATGTACCGCGGCTTTCCTTTCAGAACGCCGACGCGCGTCTTCAACCGGGAGTTTCGAGCCTTCGCGATGCCGAAGTCGAGGAGCTTGATCTGACCGTCGTAGGTGACGAAAACGTTGTCCGGGTTCACGTCGCGGTGGATCAGGGCCATCGGCGTGCCGTCGAGATCCGTGAGCGAGTGCGCATATTCGAGCGCGCGCAGCACCTCGCAGAGGACGCGCAAATACATATTCAAGCTAAATCCGAGATAGCGAAGCTGCAATATCCGCGAGAGCGCCTGGCCGCTGAGGTATTCCATCGCGATGAAGTGATGGTCACCTTCCCTGCCGACCTCGTAGGTGTGGATGATGTTCGGGTGATGCAGCCGCAGCGCGACCCGCGCCTCCTCGTAGAACATCGCCACGAAATCGTGGTCGCGCGAAAATTCCGGTTTGAGCTCCTTCAGCACCACCACCTTGCTGAAGCTGCTCGGCCCTTCGGCGATCGCGATGTAAACGTTCCCCATCCCGCCGTGCTCGAGATCGGCGATGAGTCGATACTTCCCGATCATCTGCTCCGAAGCCGCACTCTCCGACATCGGACTCCCCCCGCCCTGATGACATCAACCAACTATCGAACGACTCCCGGCATCCACGAAAACACCAAAACTACGCCCCTTTTGACGAAGCTACGTACATCTCCGCCAAGGTCAAGAGTATTGCCGGCGGACCGTCGCGTCGCGGGTTCACTTTTTCACGCGGGCGCGATTCTTTTCGAGTCACTTCACCGCGAGCTACCGTCCTTACGGTTCGTACTCTCCATCGCCGCGCCAATCGCGCCCTCATCGCTCTTGCCGATCGCGCCACGCATCGACGTGGCCGTTCGTGCCCTCATCGATATGGATTCAGCGAACGGACGTTTCATCGATGTGGAAGGAGGATTGTCGATCGATTCGCCGCGGGCAGCTGCGGGTGCAACTAACGTCCCAGCTCGGGCCACACCTCGCGGTACATGCAAAACGTCGTCGACTCGGTGATCTTGCGGGTCGCGTCGGTTCCGACGCGCTTGGCGAGATCGCTCTCGAACTCTTTCAGCTCCTTGGTTCGAGCGAGGTAGTAGCGTTCGACCGGAGGGAGGTTGGTTTCGGAGCGGCGGCCGGCCCGGACCTCGGCCACGCGGCGAAAGACGCCCTCGTCTTTCTGCGCGGCCACATCGAGCATCGATTCGCACATGGCCGCGCCGATTCGCTCGACCACCCGATGGTCGACCCCCAGCCACTCCGCGCAGTGCTTTTGCGTCTCCTCCCAGGAGCGCGCCGTGGCTGCTTTGTAAACATCGGCGATGGCTTGGGCATCGTTCGGGCCAAGCCCCACGGTGCGGAGCTCGTCCTCGCTCGGAACCCAACCCTCGGCCATGGTGCATGGCCTGCTCAGCTTCACCCGCCCTTCCTCGGCCAATTTTTTCCACTCGTCGGTGGTCGGATCGAAGCGATCGCCCTCGTACGGTGGCGGGGATGGAGGAAGGATGGCGGGGGCCTCGTCCGGCGCGCTCGCCGTGGACGTGAGCGCCTCGCGCTGCGCCAAACGATCCTGGCAGCGCATCAGCGAGTCCGCGATTTCTTGGCGCGCAGAGTCATCCGTCTCGCACGCGCCATCGCGCCGCGCTGCCTCCTCGGAACGGGGGCCCGGATGACTCGATCGATTCAGCGCGCTTCGGCCCTCGTAAAATGCAACGGTGAGGAGCACGCCGAATACACCCGCGATGAGGTACGGTTGCATCATCGACTCTCCGCAAAGGGTATCCCGCGCAGGGCGAAGTACCGCCCGCGAGCATACCTCGCGTGCGCCGGAGCGGCGCACCCGAGCGTCGAAAAATCGAAGGCTGAGCTAGTGATTCGTCCGCGATTGCCGCAAAGCGTTGCAATACATTTCTACACACTTGCAGACAGCAAGGAGGGACTCCCATTCACCTCGCCGATTGCGCTTCAAGGGGCCTCGTCGACGGAGGTGATGGTGATGTACGGGGGGAAGCTCTGAACGTTGGAATAGTCGTTCTCGAGAACGAGCTTGGTGCCATCCCGCTCGACCTCGCGGAACCCCGCAAACTTGTAGGTGATGTACATCTGCCGATTGCGATCGGTGGGCACGAACTCCGCGCGCAAACGGGCGCCGGCCTTCTGCGCGCGACGGAGGATGTGGTTCAGCAAGACGGTCCCCACGCCACGCGACATGACCCGGCACGACATCAAGAGAAGCTTGAGGGTCCATACCTCCGGCTCGGGAGACGTGGGTGACGCGGGCGCGCCGGCGATGCGGCCCGAGCGCTCCACCAGGGCGAGGCCGATCTTGCCGTAGGTGCCGTATTTGTCCTCCAGCCCGGCGATGAGCAAATCGTGATGGGGCGACGTTCGAAATGCACTCAGCTCGTCGTACGAATAGGTGTAGCCGGTCGCGTTGAGCTGGTTGGTGCGCACGGTGAGCTCCTCCGCGCGCTTCAAATCGTCTTCTTGGGCAGGCGCGATGACGAAGTGCATGCCGAGGGAGGCGAGGAACTCGTCGAGGCTTCCGCGATGGGACTCTTCCACCGTCTTGCGCTCGATATCGGCCTGGTACATCTTGCGCCGCACCCGGGAATCGTCGGTGATGAAGCGCGGGTTCATCTCGGGCAAGCTCGGGATGGAGGCCGCGTCGGCCGCGTCGATGCACCGCACCTCCGGGTGCGCGAAGCGTACCTCGTCGCGCTCGAAGGGCTGGTCGTCGACGAAGGCGATGGCGTCGATACCGAAGTTCAACGAGCGCGCAATGGCGGCGATGGATTGCGATTTGCTATCCCAGTGGATTTGCGGATAGAGGAAATATTCGTCGATGCCGAATTCACGCAGCTTGGCCATGGCGACCGCGGGATCGTTGCGGCTGGCGATGGAGTGGAGGATGCCGCGCGCGTCGAGGACGCGGATGGCCTGGGCGACGTCCTCGCGCAAGGTGACCCGTGCGTCCTCGAGGAGCACGCCGTCCCACAAGGTATTGTCCAGATCCCAAACGATGCACTTGATGTTCTTCTTTTTGTCCTTTGGCGCTTGGGGCTCTCCGGTGGCGCCGGAGATGGCACTATCGTCGATTTGCGTCGTCATGGCTTCCTCCACGATGCCGTTCCCCCCATGGCGCGGACCGCGCCGGCGTACTCCTGATAGGCGTACTCGGCGAGGGTAATCTGTTGGATTTGCGAGCTGCCCTCGATGATCTCCATGATCTTCGCGTCACCCAAATAGCGCTGAAGCGGATAATCGCCGCTCACCCCATTGGCGCCGTGCAGCTGGACGGCGTCGCCCGCCGCGCGCACGGCCGCGGTCGAGGCAAAATACTTGGCGACGGAGGTGGCCGCGAGCGCCCCCGGATCTTTGCGGTCGCGCAGGCGCCCGGCCTCCATGCAGAGCATTTCGGACGCGTGGAGCGCCGTGTACATGTCGCTCACCATGTGCCGCACGAGTTGGTGCTCTTTGAGCAACACACCGAATTGTTCGCGATGGCCGGTATAGGCCACGCACGCCTCCAGGCAAGCGCGGAGGATGCCCACCGAGCCCCAAGCCACCGTGTAGCGGCCCAAATCGAGCGCCATCGAGGCGACCTGCGAGATCCCGAGCCCGCGCCGGCCGACGATATGGGTCGCCGGAACGCGGCAATCCCGGAGGCGAACGCTGGCGGTCATCGACGCGCGAATGCCCATCAAGTCGAGGATGGGCGAGGTCTCGAACCCCGGGCGCTCGCGCTCGACCAAAATGGCAGTGGGCCCCTCCTCCGTGCGGCCGAAGAGCAGAAAGAGGCTCGCCACCTGGCCGTAGGTGATCCAGCTCTTATGGCCGGTCACGACGATGTCGTCGCCGTCCGGTCGCAGGAGGGTGCGCACGCTCTTGGCGTCGCTTCCAATGTCGGGCTCCGAGAGGGCCAGCGCCCCGATGCGGGCGCCGGAGGCGAGCTGCGGGAGCCACGTCTCTCTCTGCGCGCGGCTCCCCCAGCGAAGAATGGCCTGCGCGACCATGGTGTGAACCGTCAAGAGGCTCCGCACCGACGAACACCCGCGCCCGAGCTCACCGGCCAAGAGCCCGAGGGTCACGGCGTCGGCCCCTCCCCCGCCGTACTCTTTGGGGATCGTTCGTCCCAAATATCCGCGCTCGGCCAGCTGGCCGACGAGCTCCGGGGGCGTGCGCTGCGCGCGATGGAATTCATCCGCGAACGGCGCGATGTGCTCGTCGACGAAGGCGCGGAACGCGAGGCGCGCGGCCTCTTGCTCGGGGGATAGGGAGAGGGTCATGCGGCCTTCGATTTGCGCTGCACCAGGCCGGTCAGGGCGCGGATGGATCGGAAGTTGTCGAGCTCCATGTCGTCGTTGTCGATCTCGATGCCGAACTCGTGCTCCAAGAAATTGACGAGTTGAATGGCAAACATGGAGTTGACGAATCCGAGCTTGAAGATGTCGTCTTCGTCCGCGATCGCGTGGGCCGGGAAGAACTTGGCGAGGTAGTTGGTGATCTTCGTTTTCGGGTCTTCGCTCATCGCTTTTGCCTGCCGTCAATCGTAGTTGTAGAACCCGCGGCCCGATTTGCGGCCGTGGAGCCCGGCGTCCACCATCTTCTTCAGCAGCGGACAAGGGCGGTATTTGTCATCGTCGAAGCTCTCGTGGAGGACCTCGATCGAGTAGAGGATGGTGTCGAGCCCGATGAGATCCGCCGTCTCCAGCGGCCCCATTTTGTGCTCGAAGCAGCCCTTGAAGATCTTGTCCACGTCGGCCGCGCTGGCCACCCGGTCTTGCACGAGGAAGATGGCCTCGTTGATGGTGAGCATCAGCACGCGGTTGGAGACGAAGCCCGGCATGTCCTCCACCACCACGGAGGTTTTGTTCATCTCGCCGAGCAGCCGATTGGCGGTATCGAGGGTCTCGGGGGTGGTGTGAAAGCCGCGGATCACCTCCACCAAAGGCTTCAAGGGGACGGGGTTCATGAAGTGCATGCCCAGCACCTGCGAAGGGCGCTTGGTGGCGGAGCCGATGCGGGTGATGGAAATCGCCGAGGTGTCGGCGGCAAAGACGACGTGGGGCCGGCAAATGCCATCGATGCGCTCGTAAACCTCTTTTT contains these protein-coding regions:
- a CDS encoding HAD-IIIC family phosphatase; translated protein: MTTQIDDSAISGATGEPQAPKDKKKNIKCIVWDLDNTLWDGVLLEDARVTLREDVAQAIRVLDARGILHSIASRNDPAVAMAKLREFGIDEYFLYPQIHWDSKSQSIAAIARSLNFGIDAIAFVDDQPFERDEVRFAHPEVRCIDAADAASIPSLPEMNPRFITDDSRVRRKMYQADIERKTVEESHRGSLDEFLASLGMHFVIAPAQEDDLKRAEELTVRTNQLNATGYTYSYDELSAFRTSPHHDLLIAGLEDKYGTYGKIGLALVERSGRIAGAPASPTSPEPEVWTLKLLLMSCRVMSRGVGTVLLNHILRRAQKAGARLRAEFVPTDRNRQMYITYKFAGFREVERDGTKLVLENDYSNVQSFPPYITITSVDEAP
- a CDS encoding acyl-CoA dehydrogenase family protein, whose amino-acid sequence is MTLSLSPEQEAARLAFRAFVDEHIAPFADEFHRAQRTPPELVGQLAERGYLGRTIPKEYGGGGADAVTLGLLAGELGRGCSSVRSLLTVHTMVAQAILRWGSRAQRETWLPQLASGARIGALALSEPDIGSDAKSVRTLLRPDGDDIVVTGHKSWITYGQVASLFLLFGRTEEGPTAILVERERPGFETSPILDLMGIRASMTASVRLRDCRVPATHIVGRRGLGISQVASMALDLGRYTVAWGSVGILRACLEACVAYTGHREQFGVLLKEHQLVRHMVSDMYTALHASEMLCMEAGRLRDRKDPGALAATSVAKYFASTAAVRAAGDAVQLHGANGVSGDYPLQRYLGDAKIMEIIEGSSQIQQITLAEYAYQEYAGAVRAMGGTASWRKP
- a CDS encoding phosphopantetheine-binding protein, with the protein product MSEDPKTKITNYLAKFFPAHAIADEDDIFKLGFVNSMFAIQLVNFLEHEFGIEIDNDDMELDNFRSIRALTGLVQRKSKAA
- a CDS encoding 3-hydroxyacyl-CoA dehydrogenase NAD-binding domain-containing protein; the encoded protein is MESTSKLEFPTVGVVGAGVMGAGVAQDLAQTGHDVVLVDVSGAALDRARKEIRNGLRAYALFGKSKERLDAKAILERITFTTDYPLLAKADFVIENVTEKWPIKKEVYERIDGICRPHVVFAADTSAISITRIGSATKRPSQVLGMHFMNPVPLKPLVEVIRGFHTTPETLDTANRLLGEMNKTSVVVEDMPGFVSNRVLMLTINEAIFLVQDRVASAADVDKIFKGCFEHKMGPLETADLIGLDTILYSIEVLHESFDDDKYRPCPLLKKMVDAGLHGRKSGRGFYNYD